The Setaria italica strain Yugu1 chromosome IX, Setaria_italica_v2.0, whole genome shotgun sequence genome has a window encoding:
- the LOC101785922 gene encoding transcription factor bHLH94 — MALEAVVFSQAAAGHFGYGGRGDSPYWCDLGGLGDLCPGDYSWDQELDAWAAAPAVGDDWEAASRADQSSDASTDQLLQGKKAASEPAAAVAAVRRKRRRAKVVKNKEEIETQRMTHIAVERNRRRQMNEYLAVLRSLMPPSYAHRGDQASIVGGAINYVRELEQLLQSLEVQKSIKNNRGRSSTDAAGNSSPFAGFFSFPQYSTSPAHGGGCSSTSLGSSSNTSSSNATTNSDASVADIEVTMVEGHASLKVLARRRPKQLLKLVTGLHQLRIPPLHLNMTTTADAMVLYTFSLKVEDGSKMGSVEDIATAVHEILGSIQQQEEETAVM; from the exons ATGGCGCTGGAGGCTGTGGTGTTctcccaggcggcggcgggccatTTCGGCTACGGCGGCCGCGGGGACTCGCCGTACTGGTGCGACCTGGGCGGCCTCGGCGATCTATGCCCGGGGGATTACAGCTGGGACCAGGAGCTGgacgcgtgggcggcggcgccggccgtgggGGACGACTGGGAGGCGGCGTCCAGGGCGGACCAGTCCTCGGACGCCTCCACGGACCAGCTGCTGCAGGGCAAGAAGGCGGCGtccgagccggcggcggccgtggccgcggtgaggaggaagcggaggcgCGCCAAGGTCGTCAAGAACAAGGAGGAGATCGAGACCCAGCGGATGACCCACATTGCCGTCGAGCGCAACCGACGCCGCCAGATGAACGAGTACCTCGCCGTGCTCCGCTCGCTCATGCCGCCGTCCTACGCGCACAGG GGTGACCAGGCATCGATCGTTGGTGGCGCAATCAACTACGTGAGGGAGCTGGAGCAACTGCTCCAATCGCTCGAGGTTCAAAAGAGCATCAAGAACAACCGGGGCCGCTCCAGCACGGACGCGGCCGGCAACTCCTCCCCGTTCGCCGGCTTCTTCAGCTTCCCACAGTACTCCACCTCGCCGGCTCACGGCGGTGGCTGCAGCTCCACGAGCCTCGGCAGCTCAAGCAACACGAGCAGCAGCAATGCCACCACCAACAGCGACGCGTCCGTCGCGGACATCGAGGTGACGATGGTGGAAGGCCACGCGAGCCTCAAGGTgctcgcgcggcggcggccgaagCAGCTCCTGAAGCTCGTCACCGGCCTGCACCAGCTGCGCATCCCGCCGCTGCACCTCAACATGACCACCACCGCCGACGCCATGGTCCTCTACACGTTCAGCCTCAAG GTGGAGGATGGCTCCAAGATGGGCTCGGTTGAAGACATCGCCACCGCTGTGCATGAGATTCTCGGCAGCAtacagcagcaggaggaggagaccgcCGTCATGTGA
- the LOC101786332 gene encoding E3 ubiquitin-protein ligase Os03g0188200 has translation MATGRRGTTAPLLVLVLILSIAARPSLAQQSNGTSGGVHHTKTAGGFTPTTVIVLVVLVSAFVVLTLFSIYINRCAPARPPLRRPSRHTPDLQAADGAGGAVYAERRTRVGLDRETVESFPTAVYGDVKARVAAKSGPLECAVCLAAFEDHDELRVLPACCHVFHPDCIDPWLDGAVTCPLCRADLTVAPPPAAPAESCDLTARQGAVREEPDDNEEEDERDEACLVAALTPESVMSFGAARPHEFHYRRTQSAMDMPDRHTLRLPENVMKELAAVRRHRRAASLAGYPDAVERTPWWLASFWRSVSWQRQGRAETDASEDHGGGSQRVVPITGAPAERPSGSGAAWDDKEKSADFGALNQV, from the coding sequence ATGGCGACGGGTCGCCGCGGTACCACGGCGCCACTCCTCGTCCTGGTCCTGATTCTATCCATCGCCGCGCGGCCGTCTCTCGCCCAGCAGAGCAACGGCACGAGCGGCGGCGTGCACCACACGAAAACCGCCGGCGGGTTCACGCCGACCACGGTGATCGTGCTGGTCGTCCTCGTCTCCGCCTTCGTCGTCCTCACCCTCTTCTCCATCTACATCAACCGCTGCGCGCCGGCGCGCCCTCCCCTGCGCCGCCCGTCCCGCCACACCCCGGATCTTCAGGCCGCCGACGGAGCGGGCGGCGCCGTCTACGCGGAGCGCCGCACGCGCGTCGGTCTGGACAGGGAGACCGTGGAGTCCTTCCCAACCGCGGTCTACGGCGACGTGAAGGCGCGCGTGGCGGCCAAGTCGGGCCCGCTCGAGTGCGCTGTGTGCCTCGCCGCGTTCGAGGACCACGACGAGCTCCGGGTGCTCCCGGCATGCTGCCACGTCTTCCACCCGGACTGCATCGACCCCTGGCTCGACGGCGCCGTCACGTGCCCGCTCTGCCGCGCCGACCTCACCGTggccccgcctccggccgcgcccgccgagAGCTGCGACCTGACGGCGCgtcagggggcggtgcgggaAGAACCGGACGacaacgaggaggaggacgagcgcGACGAGGCGTGCCTGGTGGCGGCGTTGACACCCGAGTCCGTCATGAGcttcggcgcggcgcggccccaCGAGTTCCACTACCGGCGGACGCAGTCGGCCATGGACATGCCGGACCGCCACACGCTGCGGCTGCCGGAGAACGTCATGAaggagctcgccgccgtccggAGGCACCGCCGGGCCGCGAGCCTCGCCGGGTACCCTGACGCGGTGGAGCGGACGCCGTGGTGGCTGGCCTCGTTCTGGCGGTCCGTGTCGTGGCAGCGGCAGGGCCGGGCGGAAACGGACGCCTCGGAGGACCACGGTGGCGGCAGCCAGCGGGTTGTCCCGATCACCGGAGCGCCGGCGGAAAGACCCAGCGGATCAGGGGCTGCTTGGGACGACAAGGAGAAATCAGCTGACTTTGGCGCATTAAACCAGGTCTGA
- the LOC101786721 gene encoding protein DETOXIFICATION 27 — translation MATGGKQRGDDEEEARRVSLLNADVRKEDWQVAAASDDKPLGRRVWEESGKLWVIVAPAIFSRVVTYSMNVITQAFAGHLGDLELAAISIANTVVVGFNFGLMLGMASALETLCGQAFGAKKFHMMGVYMQRSWIVLLLCAVLLLPMYFFAEDVLLLTGQSPALSAMAGRVSVWFIPLHFSFAILFPLQRFLQCQMKNFVNAAASAVALAVHVLVSWLLVSRFQFGLVGIALTLNFSWWATATMLFAYVSCGGCPETWHGFSVEAFAGMWEFLKLSSASGVMLCLENWYYRILILLTGNLKNAAIAVDALSICMTINGWEMMIPLAFFAGTGVRVANELGAGNGKGARFATIVSSITSLVIGLFFWVLIMGLHDKFAIIFTSSSVVLDAVDNLSVLLAFTILLNSIQPVLSGVAVGSGWQSMVAYVNIGCYYLIGVPMGILLGWLFNLGVLGIWAGMIGGTAVQTLILAIITVRCDWEKEAMIASTRMDKLSQVR, via the exons ATGGCCACGGGCGGCAAGCAGAGAggggatgacgaggaggaggcgcgccgGGTGTCGCTGCTGAACGCCGACGTGAGGAAGGAGGActggcaggtggcggcggccagcgacGACAAGCCGCTCGGGCGGAGGGTATGGGAGGAGTCGGGGAAGCTGTGGGTGATCGTGGCCCCCGCCATCTTCAGCCGCGTCGTCACCTACAGCATGAACGTCATCACGCAAGCCTTCGCGGGGCACCTCGGCGACCTCGagctcgccgccatctccatcgccaacaccgtcgtcgtcggctTCAACTTCGGCCTAATG CTGGGCATGGCGAGCGCGCTGGAGACGCTGTGCGGGCAGGCGTTCGGCGCCAAGAAGTTCCACATGATGGGGGTGTACATGCAGCGCTCCTGGATCGTGCTCCTCCTGTGCGCGGTGCTCCTCCTGCCCATGTACTTCTTCGCCGAGGACGTGCTCCTCCTGACGGGGCAGTCGCCGGCGCTGTCGGCGATGGCCGGCCGGGTCTCGGTGTGGTTCATCCCGCTCCACTTCTCCTTCGCCATCCTCTTCCCGCTGCAGCGCTTCCTGCAGTGCCAGATGAAGAACTTCGTaaacgccgccgcctccgccgtcgcgcTCGCCGTCCACGTCCTCGTCAGCTGGCTCCTCGTCTCCAGGTTCCAGTTCGGCCTCGTCGGCATTGCGCTCACGCTCAACTTCTCCTGGTGGGCCACCGCCACCATGCTCTTCGCCTACGTCTCCTGCGGAGGGTGCCCGGAGACGTGGCACGGGTTCTCGGTCGAGGCGTTCGCCGGCATGTGGGAGTTCCTCAAGCTCTCCTCCGCGTCGGGCGTCATGCTCTG CTTGGAGAACTGGTACTACAGGATCCTCATCTTGCTGACCGGAAACCTCAAGAACGCGGCTATTGCAGTCGATGCGCTCTCCATCTG CATGACAATTAACGGGTGGGAGATGATGATTCCGCTGGCATTCTTCGCAGGCACCGG AGTGCGTGTGGCGAACGAGCTTGGCGCCGGCAACGGCAAGGGCGCCAGGTTCGCGACCATCGTGTCGTCGATCACCTCGCTGGTGATCGGGCTCTTCTTCTGGGTGCTCATCATGGGCCTCCACGACAAGTTCGCCATCATCTTCACCTCCAGCTCCGTGGTGCTGGACGCCGTCGACAACCTCTCCGTCCTTCTCGCCTTCACCATCCTCCTCAACAGCATACAGCCCGTCCTCTCAG gtgttgccgttggGTCCGGTTGGCAATCCATGGTGGCCTACGTCAACATCGGCTGCTACTACCTCATCGGCGTTCCCATGGGAATCCTGCTCGGATGGCTCTTCAACCTTGGCGTGCTG GGAATCTGGGCGGGCATGATTGGGGGAACCGCCGTCCAGACGCTCATCCTGGCAATCATCACGGTCCGCTGCGACTGGGAAAAGGAG GCCATGATCGCGAGCACGCGCATGGACAAACTGTCGCAAGTTCGGTGA